Within Paeniglutamicibacter psychrophenolicus, the genomic segment GTGGCCTCGGGGTTGAGCCGGTTGCTGCTGCCGGGTTGCGCCGTGTTCACATTCGACAGCCGCACGACGCTGAAGGCGCCCTCGGCGTTGACGATGACCGGGATGTTGTCGGGAACCATGATCTCCATGTTGCTGAACGCGTTGTCCACATTCACGGTGGTGTCAGTCGTGATCGTGGAATATCCGGTCAGATCCAGGCTGCCGTTGTGGAAGGCGATGTCGTAGTTGTTCCCGCTGTGCTCCGTGATGCCGGAGGACGAGAACCAGGACGGGTGGTTGTTGGCGGTCACCGATGCGCCGCCGACCACCAGCGTCAGGATCAGCACCGGGATGCCGAGCCCGACCAGCACGCCACCGGTGCGTCGCGAGGCGGCCGCGCCGACGACGCCGATGCCGATCACCAACAGTGCCGAGGCCAGGGCCACCGCGGCGGTGGAACGGCCCAGGTCGATGTAGCCGAGGTTCTCCATGCCCAGGACCAGCCCGCCGACCACCGCGGCGACGCCCAGCACGATCGCCCCCTGGTGCCCGGGCAACGAAAGCGGGCGCGGTGTCTTGGGCCCGCGGGGCTCCGGCGGAGCCAGGACGTAGGTGGCGGGGCCGGTGTGGCCCGGTCCGGTGTTCTCGCTTACCGACCCGGAAGCAGGTCCGGGGGTGTTGAAGGAGACCGTCGGAGGATTGTTCCCCATGGTTGTCCTGCTTTCGGGGGTTGGATGGGTGGCGCCGGAGAACGGCGTTTCGGGACCCGGAACGGAGGGTTCGGGTTGAGGTCCGAAGGGCATCGGTTCGGAGGGGGCCGGGCCGAAGGGCCCGGGTGAGCCGCCGTGGCGGGAGACGGGGGCCCCGGGGCGGCGGGAGAAGACCAGCCAGAGCACCAGACCCACGACGACAGCGGGGACGATCCATCCGCCCCACCAGCCGCCCCGGTTCCAGGAGTCGAAGGCCCAGGGCCGTCCGATGCTGCCGACGACAAAGAACAGCACGGCGCCGGTCATCCCGCTTGACCAGCGGCCGCGGGCGGCTTCCTGCAGGTGGATCCGCCCGTCGTGTCCGGGCAGCAGGGCCCAGGCCAGGCCGTAGGCGGCAAGGCCGACCCCGCCGAACAGGCACAAGACCAGCAGGATGCCACGGGCCAGGATCGGGTCGATGCCGAAGCGATTGCCGACCCCGGCCGCCACGCCGCCGATCCAGGCGTGTTCGCTGCGGTTGACCCCGAGGTCTCGGACCCAGCGGAAGAATCCATTCTCAACAGGTGTTTGGTTCATGTCTCCAATCCTTTCGCGACGCGGGCCTCCCCGCCATGGGGGTCGGCCCTGATTGAACCCTGAACCTTGGCCGGGGTACCCCCGAACGGCACCGTGGCGGGGTCGAATCGTGCTTGGATGGAAGCATGACACAAGCACCGAGCCGTCCCGCACTGGTCCGCGGGGAACCACGCATCCTGGCCGGGGTGTGTGCGGGGGTCGCGGCCCACCTGGGGCTGTCGCTGCGGGCCGTCCGCGTGCTGATGGCCATCGCGGTGCTGGCCGGCGGGGCCGGGATCGTGCTCTACGGCTGGTTGTGGATCTTCATGCCATCCTCCGAGGACAAGGCCCGCGAGGAACAGCTTCATGCCGGCCCGCGGCGTCCCACCCTGGCCGAATCGCTGAACCGGGTTGCCGAGGGACCGCGCAGTGCGCGGCAGGGTGCCCACCGCGAGATCCTGGCCGGTGCGGCGCTGCTGGCGTTGGCGGGCCTGGTGTCCGCGCAGTTGATGGGCCTGGCCCTCGACTGGGGCATCATCTGGCCGGTGGTGATCATCCTTGCCGGTGCGGTGACCGCCTGGACGCAGCTCGATGCCAGCGGGCGCGAGGGACTCATCCGCCGTGCGGGGGCCGACCGCCGCTCCGGTGTCGCCCGGTTGGCGGCAGGGGTGGCACTGGTGGTGCTGGGCCTGGTCTTCCTGCTCTCGGGAACGGTCTCCTGGGCGGCGCTGTTCTCCGGGTTGCTGGTGGGCACCGTGGTCCTGTGCGGAGTGGGCCTGGTGCTGCTGCCCTGGGCACTGCGCTTCTGGCGCGACTACACCACCGAACGCTCCTCGCGGGTGCGCGCCGACGAACGCGCCGAGATCGCCGCGCACCTGCACGACTCGGTGCTCCAGACCCTGGCCCTGATCCAGCGCCGGTCCACCGACCCCGCCCAGGTGATGCGGCTGGCCCGTGCCCAGGAACGCGAACTGCGCCAATGGCTCTACCGCGAGGCCCCGGCCGCCGAGGGCGACATCGCCGAGGCCATCCGCGGGGAGGCTGCCAGCATCGAGGACAGCCACGACGCCCACATCGACGTGGTCGTCGTGGGGGCCCGCAGCGGCCTGGCCGGGCACGACGCGCTGCTGCAGGCGGCCCGCGAGGCCATGGTCAACGCCGCCAAGCACGCCGGCGGAGAGGTCTCGGTGTACGTCGAGGCCCGCGACGACGGCGTGGACGTTTTCATCCGCGACCGCGGGCCGGGCTTCGAGCTCTCGCAGGTGGCCGGGGACCGGCTGGGCGTGCGCGAATCAATCATCGGGCGGATGAACCGCAACGGCGGATCCGCCGACATCCGCAGTTCGGAAGGCGGCACCGAGGTGCACCTGTCCATGAAACACACCCAGGGAGAAGAACATGAGTGAGACCCTTCGCGTGGTCGTCGTCGATGACCACGCCATTTTCAGGTCCGGGCTCAAGGCCGACCTCGACGCGCGCATCACGGTGGCAGGGGAGGCGGCAACCGTCGAGGAAGCGATTGCCGTGATCCACGCCGAGCGGCCCGACGTGGTGCTGCTGGACGTACACCTGCCCGGGGGCCGCGGCGGCGGCGGCGCCGAGGTGCTGGCCGGCTGCGCCGAGCTGTTCACGGCAACCCGTTTCCTGGCCCTGAGCGTCTCTGATGCCGCAGAGGACGTGGTCACGGTGATCCGTGCCGGGGCCCGCGGCTACGTCACCAAGTCCATCTCCGGGGCGCAGATCTCCGACGCCGTGGCACGGGTGGCGGGCGGCGACGCGGTGTTTTCCCCGCGGCTGGCCGGATTCGTGCTCGATGCCTTCGGCACGCAGGCGGCGATCAGCGCCGACGAGGACCTGGATCTGCTCAGCGCCCGCGAGCTGGAGGTCATGCGCCTGATCGCGCGCGGCTACAGCTACAAGGAGGTCGCCAAGGACCTGTTCATCTCGGTCAAGACCGTCGAGACCCACGTCTCGAGCGTGCTGCGCAAGCTGCAGCTTTCCAACCGGCACGAACTCACGCGCTGGGCCGTGGACCGCCGGATCCTCTGAAATCCCCGCGCCCGGGATAATCCCGGTCCACCGAACGCAAGAAGGCCGGCGGCCGGAATCCCCACAGGGGATCCGGCCACCGGCCTTCGTTTCGGCAGGCGGTTCGGCTATTTGGCCTCGCCCAGCAGGGTTGCCAGGCGGCCGACGCCCTCGGCCAGGTCCTCGTCGCCCAGCGCGTAGGACATGCGGATGTAGCCCGAGGGGCCGAAGGCCTCGCCCGGGACCACCGCCACCTCGACCTGTTCCAGGATCAGTGCGGCCAGTTCCGCCGACGTCGTGGGGACCACGCCGCGGATCTCGCGGCCCAGCAGCCCGCGCACGTCCGAGTACGCGTAGAACGCGCCCTCGGGGACCGGGCAGTTGACCCCGTCGATGGCGTTCAGCGCCGAGACCATGGCCTTGCGGCGGCGGTCGAAGGCGGTGCGCATCTGCGCGACCGCATCCAGCGGTCCCGAGACGGCGGCCAGCGCGGCGACCTGCGAGATGTTCGAGACGTTGGAGGTCGCGTGCGACTGCAGGTTCGTGGCGGCCTTGATGACGTCCAGCGGCCCGGCCATCCATCCCACGCGCCAGCCGGTCATCGCGTAGGTCTTGGCCACGCCGTTGAGCACGATGACCTTGTCGCCCAGCTCCGGGGCGGCCGTGGCGATCGAGGTGAACACCGCATCGTCGTAGGTCAGGTGCTCGTAGATTTCGTCGGTGATGACCCACAGGTCCTTGGAGGCGGCCCAGCGGCCGATTTCCGCGACCTGGTCCGGGGAGTACACCGCACCGGTCGGGTTCGACGGGGAGACGAAGAGCAGCACCTTGGTCTTGTCCGTGACCGCCGCGTCGAGCTGGTCGACGGTGACCTTGTAACCCTGCTCCGGGCCCGCGAACACCTCGACCGGGACACCGCCGGCCAGGCGGATGGCCTCGGGGTAGGTGGTCCAGTAGGGGGTAGGCACGATGACCTCGTCGCCCGGATCCAGCAGCGTGGCAAACGCGTTGTACACGGCCTGCTTGCCGCCGTTGGTGACCATGACCTGCGAGGCATCGAGCTGGTAGCCCGAGTCGCGCATGGTCTTGGCGGCGATGGCCGCACGCAACTCGGGCAGGCCGGCGGCGGGGGAGTAGCGGTGGTACTTGGGGTTGCGTGCCGCGGCTACGGCCGCCTCGACGATGTAGTCGGGGGTGGCGAAGTCCGGCTCGCCGGCGCCGAAGCCGATGACGGGCCGGCCCGCCGCCTTCAGTGCCTTGGCCTTGGCGTCTACGGCCAGCGTGGCGGATTCTGCGATGGACCCGATACGTCGGGAAATGCGTGGCATGTCGTCGCTTCCTGGAAAGGGAGGTGTGGGTGTGCGTATGGAACAAGCTTAGTGGTCGCGGCGGTGGCGGCACCATTATTTGTTGACGCGCCGTCGTAGTGTGAAGCCGCATTTTTCCGCCGGACCGAGGCAATCGCCGGCCGGGCCCACGGCGGCACCGAGAATGGCGCGCAGACCGGTCCCGGAAGGGTTGGGGACCTAGTGGCCCGGCTCGCGGCCGTAGCGATTCCGATGCAGCTGTGCGGACTGCTCCGCGTCGATGTCCGTCTCCAGCTGGCTGTGGCGCACCTGGTGCCACTGGTAGTAGGCCGCGGCACCGAGGAACAGCGGAGGGGTCAGGGCGAAGGGCAGGAACAGCACCCCGGAGAAATCGATCATTCCGAACTGGGCCCCTCCCGCCAGCACCAGAAGGCTGGTGCCCACCCACATCAACAGGCTCCGGCCCAGACGCATCGCCCAGAGCACCAGGCCGATGCCGAGGTACCAGGACAGCGGAAGCGCCGAGCGCATGGTCAGCACTCCAACCCCGATGGCCAGCAGCAATTGCAGGAACAGGCTCCCGGACAGCCCCTTCTGGCCACGCAGGCAGATCCAGACGCCAATGGCGATGAACATCGGTACGGCGGCGAGCAGCAACTGCGGCAGCATCCCGGTTGCCGGTGAATACCGCGAGGTTGCGCGCAGGATGGAATCAAGCACCGAACCGCCGGCAAAGACGAGCAAGACCAAGGCGGTGGCGGAACCGGGGCGCGGGCGCCTGGCAGTCAAGGGGAGCATGCAACCAACCTAGCAGGGCGTTTACGGGGCAAATATCGGCTGGAAAACGCCTACGGGGCCCCCGGTTCGACAATCGGCACATTCTTTGCGTAGACTTGATCCTCGGTGTTGGAAAACATCTGGATCACCAAGTCCGAGAAGGATTTGATGGTCTGCGAGCTTGATGCTCGAAGGGTAGTGGCGCAATTGGTAGCGCAGCGGTCTCCAAAACCGCAGGTTGCAGGTTCGAGTCCTGTCTGCCCTGCGCAGTGGCAATCATCTAAGGTTGCTCGGCGAATATTCACGTCACGGTGTGTTGTGGTCGATACGGCTGCGGCACACCGTGATTGTTTCAAGTGGGATAATCTGAAACGAGGAATCGGTGACCGAAACGACTGCGAGCGATTCGCATGGCGCTGGGCACAACAAGAAACCGTCGAAAGCAGGCTTCTTCGCAGGCATTGCCCTCTTCTTCCGCCAGATGATTTCCGAGCTGAAGAAAGTCGTCACGCCAACCCGCAGTGAGCTGGTCAACTACACCTTGGTTGTCATCGGCTTCGTGGTGTTGATGATGTTGATCATCTCCGGTCTGGACTTCGTGTTCGGCAACGGATCGATTCTGATCTTCACCAATTCGCCCGAACAGTAACCCGGGACCAATCGCCCCACATTTCTGGTGAACCAGTAACAGAAAGCAGGAACCGCAGTGTCCGAGCAGGAACTCGAACCGCAGGCCACCGAAGAACTCGAAGGCCAGGCAGTAGAGGTCGATACCGATGAGGTGTCGGCCGATTCCGTCGTTTCCGAGGACGCCGAGCAGGCTCCCGAGGTAACCGAAGACGCCGCGCAGGCCTCCGAGGATGCCGAGCAGGATGAAGCAGCCGAGGAAATTCCGGCCGTGGATCCCATTGAAGAATTCCGCACCAAGCTTCGCCGCCAGCCCGGCGACTGGTACGTCATCCACTCGTACGCAGGTTACGAAAACCGCGTCAAGGTGAACCTCGAGACCCGTATCCAGACCCTGGGCATGGAGGAATTCATTTATGAAATCCAGGTCCCGATGGAAGAAGTCGTCGAGATCAAGAACACCACGCGCAAGATCGTGCGTCGTGTTCGCATCCCCGGCTACGTGCTGGTCCGCATGGAACTGACCGACGCCTCGTGGGGTGCGGTTCGCCACACTCCGGGTGTCACCGGCTTCGTCGGCAACGCCCACGATCCGGTCCCGCTGCGTCTTGAGGAAGTCTTCTCGATGCTTGAGCACACCATCGTGACCGAGGAAGCCGGCGAGCACTCGAAGGCCGGCCGCGCACCGATCACCGAGGTCCACGTCGACTTCGAGGTCGGCGAATCGGTCATCGTCAACGACGGCCCGTTCGAGACGTTGCCTGCAACGATCAGCGAGATCAAGCTGGAATCCTCGACCATGGTCGTCCTGGTCTCGATCTTCGAACGCGAGACCCCGGTGACCCTGTCGTTCAGCCAGGTCACCAAGATCCAGTAACATTAGAGACTTCGTGCCTTCCCGGTTTGCTTTACCGGGAAATCGGCACGACTCGGCCGCCGCGCCACGGCGGTCAACCCCCCGAGGCACGCTCCTGTGCAGCGGGGCAACGCAAAAGAAGAAGGACCCGACATGGCCCCCAAGAAAAAGGTCACCGGACTCATCAAGCTGCAGATCCAGGCAGGCGCCGCCAACCCGGCACCTCCGATCGGCCCGGCGCTTGGTCAGCACGGCGTCAACATCATGGAATTCTGCAAGGCGTACAACGCCGCCACCGAGTCGCAGCGCGGCAACGTGGTTCCGGTTGAAATTACTGTCTACGA encodes:
- a CDS encoding PspC domain-containing protein, translating into MNQTPVENGFFRWVRDLGVNRSEHAWIGGVAAGVGNRFGIDPILARGILLVLCLFGGVGLAAYGLAWALLPGHDGRIHLQEAARGRWSSGMTGAVLFFVVGSIGRPWAFDSWNRGGWWGGWIVPAVVVGLVLWLVFSRRPGAPVSRHGGSPGPFGPAPSEPMPFGPQPEPSVPGPETPFSGATHPTPESRTTMGNNPPTVSFNTPGPASGSVSENTGPGHTGPATYVLAPPEPRGPKTPRPLSLPGHQGAIVLGVAAVVGGLVLGMENLGYIDLGRSTAAVALASALLVIGIGVVGAAASRRTGGVLVGLGIPVLILTLVVGGASVTANNHPSWFSSSGITEHSGNNYDIAFHNGSLDLTGYSTITTDTTVNVDNAFSNMEIMVPDNIPVIVNAEGAFSVVRLSNVNTAQPGSSNRLNPEATGPTLTIEFDGAFNTVTVTPQKAAVTP
- a CDS encoding ATP-binding protein, whose amino-acid sequence is MTQAPSRPALVRGEPRILAGVCAGVAAHLGLSLRAVRVLMAIAVLAGGAGIVLYGWLWIFMPSSEDKAREEQLHAGPRRPTLAESLNRVAEGPRSARQGAHREILAGAALLALAGLVSAQLMGLALDWGIIWPVVIILAGAVTAWTQLDASGREGLIRRAGADRRSGVARLAAGVALVVLGLVFLLSGTVSWAALFSGLLVGTVVLCGVGLVLLPWALRFWRDYTTERSSRVRADERAEIAAHLHDSVLQTLALIQRRSTDPAQVMRLARAQERELRQWLYREAPAAEGDIAEAIRGEAASIEDSHDAHIDVVVVGARSGLAGHDALLQAAREAMVNAAKHAGGEVSVYVEARDDGVDVFIRDRGPGFELSQVAGDRLGVRESIIGRMNRNGGSADIRSSEGGTEVHLSMKHTQGEEHE
- a CDS encoding LuxR C-terminal-related transcriptional regulator, whose protein sequence is MSETLRVVVVDDHAIFRSGLKADLDARITVAGEAATVEEAIAVIHAERPDVVLLDVHLPGGRGGGGAEVLAGCAELFTATRFLALSVSDAAEDVVTVIRAGARGYVTKSISGAQISDAVARVAGGDAVFSPRLAGFVLDAFGTQAAISADEDLDLLSARELEVMRLIARGYSYKEVAKDLFISVKTVETHVSSVLRKLQLSNRHELTRWAVDRRIL
- a CDS encoding pyridoxal phosphate-dependent aminotransferase, giving the protein MPRISRRIGSIAESATLAVDAKAKALKAAGRPVIGFGAGEPDFATPDYIVEAAVAAARNPKYHRYSPAAGLPELRAAIAAKTMRDSGYQLDASQVMVTNGGKQAVYNAFATLLDPGDEVIVPTPYWTTYPEAIRLAGGVPVEVFAGPEQGYKVTVDQLDAAVTDKTKVLLFVSPSNPTGAVYSPDQVAEIGRWAASKDLWVITDEIYEHLTYDDAVFTSIATAAPELGDKVIVLNGVAKTYAMTGWRVGWMAGPLDVIKAATNLQSHATSNVSNISQVAALAAVSGPLDAVAQMRTAFDRRRKAMVSALNAIDGVNCPVPEGAFYAYSDVRGLLGREIRGVVPTTSAELAALILEQVEVAVVPGEAFGPSGYIRMSYALGDEDLAEGVGRLATLLGEAK
- the secE gene encoding preprotein translocase subunit SecE, translated to MTETTASDSHGAGHNKKPSKAGFFAGIALFFRQMISELKKVVTPTRSELVNYTLVVIGFVVLMMLIISGLDFVFGNGSILIFTNSPEQ
- the nusG gene encoding transcription termination/antitermination protein NusG, with amino-acid sequence MSEQELEPQATEELEGQAVEVDTDEVSADSVVSEDAEQAPEVTEDAAQASEDAEQDEAAEEIPAVDPIEEFRTKLRRQPGDWYVIHSYAGYENRVKVNLETRIQTLGMEEFIYEIQVPMEEVVEIKNTTRKIVRRVRIPGYVLVRMELTDASWGAVRHTPGVTGFVGNAHDPVPLRLEEVFSMLEHTIVTEEAGEHSKAGRAPITEVHVDFEVGESVIVNDGPFETLPATISEIKLESSTMVVLVSIFERETPVTLSFSQVTKIQ